In one window of Camelina sativa cultivar DH55 chromosome 15, Cs, whole genome shotgun sequence DNA:
- the LOC104746831 gene encoding putative protein phosphatase 2C-like protein 44: protein MAFLDLPFMFKAFRFNNRLVVGDGRRRKKKKPSWLTPVSHGYYTVDRSSYTDHSSNDDSVFVQREQQNEELEVWLFGVSNSETGKEMVKYMQNHLFNKLPNELGIMRKCKETIRRAYAEEERTGGSAASVAVVNGEKLAMASIGGHRVVVCRDGEAYQIRDKNRRSLIKHWPQLMFPVCNQGEREDESDPRNSEIVVVTEKINLDTEFIIIGSYGIWEVMKNQEAINLIRHIEDPKEAAKCLAKEALNRISKSSISCVVIRFD, encoded by the exons ATGGCCTTCTTAGATCTCCCTTTCATGTTCAAG GCGTTCCGGTTTAATAATAGACTTGTAGTTGGAGAtggaaggagaaggaagaagaagaaaccatcatGGTTAACTCCAGTTTCTCACGGATACTATACCGTTGACCGGTCAAGCTATACCGACCATTCATCGAATGATGATTCGGTTTTTGTACAGAGAGAGCAGCAAAATGAAGAGCTTGAGGTTTGGTTATTTGGAGTTTCAAATTCTGAAACAGGGAAAGAGATGGTCAAATATATGCAAAACCATCTCTTTAATAAGCTCCCAAATGAG CTAGGAATTATGAGAAAGTGTAAAGAGACTATAAGAAGAGCATACGCTGAGGAAGAGAGAACTGGTGGTTCAGCTGCTTCGGTGGCCGTGGTGAATGGAGAGAAGCTAGCTATGGCGAGTATAGGCGGCCATAGAGTGGTGGTTTGTAGAGACGGCGAGGCTTATCAAATCAGAGATAAGAACCGGAGATCCTTAATAAAACATTGGCCACAACTTATGTTTCCAG TTTGTAAtcaaggagaaagagaagatgaatcAGATCCAAGAAATTCAGAAATTGTAGTTGTTACAGAAAAGATTAATTTAGATACGGAGTTTATCATTATCGGTAGCTATGGGATTTGGGAG GTGATGAAGAATCAAGAAGCGATTAACCTAATCAGACACATAGAAGATCCTAAAGAAGCTGCAAAATGTTTAGCTAAAGAAGCTTTAAACAGGATTAGCAAAAGCAGCATTTCATGTGTTGTAATCCGGTTCGActaa
- the LOC104746833 gene encoding casein kinase 1-like protein 10, whose amino-acid sequence MDHVIGGKFKLGRKIGSGSFGELYIGINVQTGEEVALKLEPVKTKHPQLHYESKVYMLLQGGTGVPHIKWFGVEGNYNCMAIDLLGPSLEDLFNYCSRSFSLKTVLMLADQLINRVEYMHSRGFLHRDIKPDNFLMGLGRKANQVYIIDFGLAKKFRDLQTHKHIPYRENKNLTGTARYASVNTHLGIEQSRRDDLESLGYVLMYFLRGSLPWQGLKAGTKKQKYEKISEKKMLTPVEVLCKSFPSEFTSYFHYCRSLRFEDKPDYSYLKRLFRDLFIREGYQFDYVFDWTILKYPQSGSISKPRPNPKPALDPPGPSAERNDKPTGGQDLRDRLSGAVEAFARRNVSSQGIRPKHIFSDDASKEVQVSEKTRNEIATKMAVMSSSQPGSSGELSENRINKLYLSGAQKIQPGQESKPSTRLGRDDGLMRSFDLLTIGSGKRK is encoded by the exons ATGGATCATGTCATCGGTGGTAAGTTCAAGTTAGGTAGGAAGATTGGTAGTGGATCATTCGGGGAACTTTATATTG GGATCAATGTTCAAACTGGAGAAGAAGTTGCTCTTAAGCTG GAACCTGTGAAGACTAAGCATCCTCAACTCCACTATGAATCAAAAGTATACATGCTTCTTCAAGGAGGGA CGGGTGTTCCGCATATCAAATGGTTCGGCGTTGAGGGTAATTACAATTGTATGGCTATTGACCTTCTTGGTCCCAGTTTGGAGGATTTGTTCAATTATTGCAGTCggagtttttctttgaaaactgTTCTGATGCTTGCTGATCAGTTA ATAAACAGAGTTGAGTACATGCACTCTCGAGGATTTCTTCACCGTGATATTAAACCGGATAACTTTTTGATGGGTCTCGGTCGCAAAGCAAACCAG GTGTACATTATTGATTTTGGGCTAGCTAAAAAGTTTAGAGATCTTCAGACACACAAGCATATTCCATACAG GGAAAATAAGAATCTAACAGGAACTGCTCGGTATGCAAGTGTCAACACACACCTTGGGATTG AGCAAAGTAGACGAGATGATCTGGAGTCGCTTGGTTATGTGCTGATGTATTTTCTACGAGGAAG TCTACCATGGCAAGGTCTAAAAGCTGGTACTAAGAAACAGAAATATGAGAAGATTAGTGAGAAGAAGATGCTTACTCCCGTAGAG GTTCTTTGTAAGTCATTTCCATCCGAGTTCACATCATATTTCCATTACTGCCGATCATTGAGGTTTGAGGATAAACCAGATTATTCATATCTGAAAAGACTTTTCAGGGACCTTTTTATTCGGGAAG GTTATCAGTTCGACTATGTGTTTGATTGGACAATCTTGAAATATCCTCAGAGTGGCTCTATTTCGAAACCAAGG CCAAATCCAAAACCAGCTCTAGACCCTCCAGGACCATCTGCAGAACGCAATGACAAGCCTACAG gagGGCAGGATCTGCGTGATAGATTATCAGGTGCAGTTGAAGCATTCGCCAGACGAAATGTATCGAGTCAAGGGATTCGCCCTAAGCACATTTTTTCTGATGATGCTTCCAAAGAAGtg CAAGTGTCTGAAAAAACCCGAAATGAGATTGCCACAAAGATGGCAGTGATGTCGAGCAGCCAACCTGGCTCATCAGGTGAGCTGAGTGAGAACCGCATAAATAAACTTTATTTAAGCGGGGCTCAAAAAATTCAACCGGGCCAAGAATCTAAGCCATCCACAAGGCTTGGGCGTGATGACGGCCTGATGAGAAGCTTCGATCTGCTTACCATTGGTTCTGGAAAGCGGAAATGA
- the LOC104746832 gene encoding LOW QUALITY PROTEIN: epsin-3-like (The sequence of the model RefSeq protein was modified relative to this genomic sequence to represent the inferred CDS: inserted 1 base in 1 codon), with amino-acid sequence MMGTLWFGEIVKQASSFLQDKYNVARLVLTDVTEVELLVEEVTSDDPTSPDAKTMTKIAEASFHTVDYWRIVDVLHIEIFVNRIGKEEGEMKKWREAYTAMVLLEYLLTHGPLHLPHDFIYDLDHFRFFSTFQYVDDNGFDWGAQVQKKAHQIQTLLLGKEELREARIKALKITSQINGFGXFSPSNSYSTPTKRKKSYIRSCGSLIEKKLAENDREETLISGVYTKLTGFSPLEKFHGGSTSAVKFQTLSKVKRVSSKYYDRRSSIGY; translated from the exons ATGATGGGAACACTTTGGTTTGGAGAAATCGTGAAACAAGCCTCTTCGTTTCTTCAAGACAAGTACAATGTtgctagacttgttctcaccgATGTTACCGAAGTTGAGCT GTTAGTAGAAGAGGTTACAAGTGATGATCCTACTTCACCAGACGCTAAAACGATGACGAAAATAGCTGAGGCATCGTTCCATACAGTGGACTATTGGAGAATCGTTGATGTTCTTCATATAGAAA TATTTGTTAACAGAATAGGGAAAGAGGAAGGAGAGATGAAGAAGTGGAGAGAAGCATACACGGCAATGGTGTTGTTGGAGTATTTGTTAACGCATGGTCCTCTTCATTTGCctcatgattttatttatgaCTTGGatcattttcgatttttttctaCTTTCCAATACGTTGACGATAATGG GTTTGACTGGGGAGCTCAAGTTCAGAAAAAGGCACATCAAATTCAAACTCTTCttttaggaaaagaagaatTAAGAGAAGCTCGTATTAAAGCCCTCAAAATTACCTCCCAAATCAATGGGTTCG CCTTTTCTCCATCTAACTCCTATTCCACACCaactaaaaggaaaaaatccTATATCCGATCGTGCGGTTCATTAATCGAAAAGAAGCTCGCGGAGAATGATCGTGAAGAGACGCTCATCAGTGGAGTCTACACCAAACTCACCGGATTTAGCCCTCTAGAGAAATTTCACGGCGGTAGTACAAGTGCGGTAAAATTTCAAACATTGTCGAAGGTTAAAAGAGTTTCTAGTAAATATTACGACCGTCGCAGTTCTATTGGCTACTAA